In the Nitrosopumilus cobalaminigenes genome, TCCTTGTAAAGGAGCAATGGTGACGCCTTCAGTAATAATTGCCAATCCTACACGAACTGCAAGATCCAATTTGTCTTCTAAAGTTGCATCTGGAAGACAGTATTTTCCTGAGGCAATCTCCTTTGCCAGGATTAATGCTGAAAGTTCTTTTCCATTAATTTTTAAAATTTCTCGTAGAGGATCAGCAATATCAATTTCGTGCATTTTTGCAACTCTATCTGCCAAATCAAATGCGATTTTAGGCTCAATAATTCCTGAAGAGTCAGCTAGGCTAGATTTTGCTGCTGCTGCGTGTTCAAATATTGAATATGTCTCAGTGGATAGACTGGCATAGTAATCAAGATAGTGTTTTGGCATTGGAATATCACTAATTCGAGATATTGCATCATTTTCGGACATAATATGTCCTCTATTACTTGCTACTTTGAATTGCTTTTGCTATTTTTTCGAGTTTTGTGAGACTTCCACCCTTTTCAAGGAAGGTTCCAATGACTAGGGCATCAGCTCCTGCTTTAACAAGACTTGCAGCAGTTTTTTCATCTTTGATTCCGCCACCAACAATCAAAAATCCATTAAATGCATGTCGGACTGTCTGTACCATTTCAGGTGTGACATTGGTTTTAGCTCCTGAACCTGCTTCAAGATACACAAATCTCATTCCAAGGAATTGAGCAGCCAATGAATATGCTGCTGCAATTTTTGGTTTTTCAAATGGAATTCCTCTTGCTGAACCAACAAACCAGGCAGATGTACCATCTCCAATCACAAGATATGCTGTAGGTAGTGGTTCTAATCCAAATTTGAGAACACTTGGAGCTCCTAAAGCTTGTGCCTGAGTGATAAAGTATGGGTTTTCAGAATTCATTAATGAACTAAACAAAATGGCATCAGCATCAGGTACAACACCTGTTACGTTACCTGGAAATAGGATTATTGGGATTTTTAGGCCTTTTTT is a window encoding:
- a CDS encoding geranylgeranylglyceryl/heptaprenylglyceryl phosphate synthase, encoding MAGDKVESFLKSELKKKNALLFVLIDSEVSNLEASSKLAKDVEKIGASAILVGGSSATDQIEMAQVVKGIKKGLKIPIILFPGNVTGVVPDADAILFSSLMNSENPYFITQAQALGAPSVLKFGLEPLPTAYLVIGDGTSAWFVGSARGIPFEKPKIAAAYSLAAQFLGMRFVYLEAGSGAKTNVTPEMVQTVRHAFNGFLIVGGGIKDEKTAASLVKAGADALVIGTFLEKGGSLTKLEKIAKAIQSSK